A region from the Francisella orientalis FNO12 genome encodes:
- a CDS encoding dihydroneopterin aldolase: MKQSLFLYDMEIYVSLGCSEEERSHKQMITLDLELEFSQNYNASNSDNLKETICYYTLRNNIQRFCDNISCNLIEYLAKQIYLFIGEKYRDITIKYLKLNKKPPVSQIGSASFIIRN; this comes from the coding sequence ATGAAACAATCTCTGTTTTTATATGATATGGAAATATATGTAAGTCTTGGTTGCTCTGAGGAGGAAAGATCTCACAAACAAATGATAACTCTAGACTTAGAACTTGAATTTAGTCAAAACTATAACGCAAGTAATTCTGATAATCTTAAAGAAACTATTTGTTATTATACTCTGAGAAATAATATTCAACGCTTTTGTGATAACATTAGCTGTAATCTTATAGAGTACTTAGCTAAGCAAATTTATCTATTTATCGGAGAAAAATATAGGGATATAACAATCAAATACTTGAAACTTAATAAAAAGCCACCAGTTTCACAGATAGGTTCTGCTTCTTTTATTATTAGGAATTAA